One window from the genome of Myxococcales bacterium encodes:
- a CDS encoding threonylcarbamoyl-AMP synthase yields the protein MAERILFDAWGDPPPRKISQLVAALRRGEIVAYPTDTCFALGCALGAKGAQETIANMRQLPRSQRLALLCADVAMASKFAIFSETAFRLAQRLFPGPYTLVLPATKLVPRTLTEAKRKTVGIRVPAQAIVHAIIAELGEPLLTTTAMAPDAEAPCADADDVLEAFPHGIDLVVDAARTAGELSTVLSIEGDEVVVLRQGAGEIDDLI from the coding sequence ATGGCCGAGCGGATCCTCTTTGACGCCTGGGGCGACCCGCCGCCGCGCAAGATCTCGCAGCTGGTAGCCGCCTTGCGTCGCGGCGAAATCGTCGCGTACCCGACGGATACCTGTTTTGCGCTCGGATGCGCGCTGGGTGCCAAGGGCGCGCAAGAAACGATTGCGAACATGCGCCAGCTGCCGCGCAGCCAGCGCCTAGCCTTGCTGTGCGCGGACGTCGCGATGGCGTCGAAATTTGCGATCTTCTCAGAAACGGCGTTTCGGCTGGCGCAGCGGCTGTTTCCTGGGCCCTACACGCTGGTGCTTCCCGCCACGAAGCTAGTGCCCCGGACGCTCACCGAGGCCAAGCGCAAGACGGTTGGCATCCGCGTGCCTGCGCAGGCCATCGTCCACGCCATCATCGCAGAGCTTGGCGAACCGCTCTTGACCACGACCGCCATGGCACCCGATGCCGAGGCTCCGTGCGCCGATGCCGACGACGTGCTAGAGGCGTTTCCACATGGCATCGACCTAGTCGTCGATGCGGCGCGCACCGCGGGCGAGCTGTCCACCGTGCTCTCAATCGAAGGCGACGAGGTCGTCGTGCTTCGCCAAGGCGCGGGCGAGATCGACGACTTGATCTAG
- the rplC gene encoding 50S ribosomal protein L3 encodes MAQRMGLLGKKIGMTQVFADDGERVPVTVIQVGPCVVLDKRTMERDGYTALVLGFDEKPLRLANRPSLGSYKAAGQKPQRFIRELRLDAEDLAKYEIGQSLAPKDVFEVNGPVDVTGTSKGKGFQGVMKRHNMEGFRATHGTHEYFRHGGSIGCRLTPQRVHKGKRMSGHMGVDTKKVQNLQLFRILDEENCLLVRGAIPGAANGYVVVTHAATRAEYKRKGMGKEEVRSKNPLKASKAAAKGK; translated from the coding sequence ATGGCACAACGCATGGGATTATTAGGAAAAAAAATTGGCATGACGCAAGTGTTCGCTGACGACGGCGAACGCGTACCTGTCACCGTGATTCAAGTTGGTCCGTGCGTCGTGCTCGATAAGCGCACGATGGAACGCGACGGCTACACGGCCTTGGTGCTTGGGTTTGACGAGAAGCCGCTGCGTTTGGCCAACCGCCCATCGCTTGGTTCCTATAAAGCCGCTGGCCAAAAGCCACAGCGCTTTATCCGCGAGCTTCGGCTCGACGCGGAAGACCTCGCCAAATATGAAATCGGCCAATCGCTGGCGCCTAAAGATGTCTTCGAGGTCAATGGCCCCGTCGACGTCACCGGCACCAGCAAAGGTAAAGGCTTTCAAGGCGTCATGAAGCGCCACAACATGGAAGGCTTTCGCGCCACCCACGGTACGCACGAATACTTCCGCCACGGCGGTTCGATCGGCTGCCGCCTCACCCCGCAGCGCGTGCACAAAGGCAAGCGCATGTCGGGTCACATGGGCGTCGACACCAAGAAGGTGCAAAACCTCCAGCTATTCCGCATTCTCGACGAAGAGAATTGCTTGCTCGTTCGCGGCGCCATCCCTGGCGCAGCCAATGGCTACGTGGTTGTCACCCACGCCGCAACGCGCGCCGAGTACAAGCGCAAGGGCATGGGCAAGGAAGAGGTTCGTTCGAAGAACCCACTGAAGGCCTCCAAGGCCGCCGCCAAGGGCAAATAA
- a CDS encoding RlmE family RNA methyltransferase produces the protein MAKRNMGDPAVRRDHFHQKAKKEGFRARAVYKLQELDQDFSLFRAGDRVLDLGCAPGSWLQYAATRVGERGVLVGIDRLPLAAGIARTRVVVGDIYDTPVAQLLGDLTAFDVVMSDMAPDTTGIRHADQSRSEALFEHALELALQTLSPGGHFVAKLFQGPAFAQLLTACRKHFTTVKTAKPSSSRAISIEQYVVAKGFKGR, from the coding sequence ATGGCGAAACGCAATATGGGAGACCCCGCGGTTCGCCGCGACCATTTTCACCAAAAGGCGAAAAAGGAAGGGTTCCGCGCGCGCGCGGTTTATAAGCTGCAGGAGCTCGACCAGGACTTCTCGCTGTTTCGCGCCGGCGATCGCGTGCTCGACCTTGGCTGCGCACCTGGCTCGTGGCTGCAGTACGCCGCCACGCGCGTCGGCGAACGCGGCGTGCTGGTCGGCATCGACCGCCTGCCGCTGGCCGCGGGCATTGCGCGCACGCGCGTCGTCGTCGGCGACATTTACGACACGCCGGTGGCGCAGCTGCTCGGCGATCTAACGGCCTTTGACGTCGTGATGTCGGACATGGCGCCCGATACCACGGGCATCCGCCACGCCGACCAGTCGCGGTCCGAGGCGCTGTTTGAGCATGCCCTTGAGCTGGCCTTGCAGACGCTGAGCCCAGGCGGACATTTCGTCGCCAAGCTGTTCCAAGGCCCGGCGTTTGCCCAGCTCCTGACCGCGTGTCGCAAGCACTTTACGACGGTCAAGACCGCCAAGCCGAGCTCCAGCCGCGCGATCTCGATCGAGCAGTACGTCGTCGCTAAGGGCTTCAAAGGCCGCTAG
- a CDS encoding TatD family hydrolase: protein MQPLQFFDSHCHVDGPEFDVDRDVAMARAREAGVRAMIAIGAVGDISSAHRAVALATAHPNVWATVATHPHDVAAMTDAWWDTLRQLAAHPRVVAVGETGLDFYYDHAPRGLQHDAFVRFIELAREVDKAVVCHIRDAHAEAQAILRAHAHGLRVIIHCFTGSPDDARIYAEAGYYVSFSGIATYKTAGDIRAALAMVPHDQILLETDCPYLAPVPMRGRRNEPSYLVHTAAVVAAELGVTPQYLSQKTWANTLAAFSIADAPALDSV from the coding sequence ATGCAGCCGCTGCAATTTTTTGACAGCCATTGCCACGTCGACGGCCCCGAGTTTGATGTCGATCGCGACGTCGCCATGGCGCGCGCGCGGGAGGCCGGCGTTCGCGCGATGATCGCGATCGGGGCGGTGGGCGACATTTCCTCGGCGCACCGCGCCGTCGCGTTGGCCACCGCGCACCCCAACGTGTGGGCGACGGTCGCGACGCATCCACACGACGTCGCCGCGATGACGGATGCCTGGTGGGACACGCTGCGGCAACTCGCGGCGCACCCGCGCGTCGTCGCCGTCGGCGAGACGGGCCTGGACTTCTATTATGACCATGCGCCACGCGGGCTACAGCACGACGCCTTCGTGCGCTTCATCGAGCTGGCGCGCGAGGTGGACAAGGCCGTCGTCTGCCACATTCGCGACGCCCATGCCGAGGCCCAGGCCATCTTGCGCGCGCATGCGCATGGCCTGCGCGTCATTATCCATTGTTTCACCGGTTCGCCCGATGACGCGCGCATCTATGCCGAGGCCGGCTACTACGTGTCGTTTTCTGGCATCGCAACATATAAGACCGCGGGCGACATCCGCGCCGCCCTCGCGATGGTGCCGCACGACCAAATACTGCTGGAAACCGACTGCCCATATCTGGCCCCGGTGCCAATGCGAGGCCGCCGCAACGAGCCGAGCTATTTGGTACACACGGCGGCCGTCGTCGCTGCCGAGCTTGGCGTAACACCTCAATATCTTTCACAAAAAACGTGGGCAAATACGCTGGCCGCGTTTTCGATCGCAGATGCCCCAGCGCTTGACTCCGTATAG